A genomic region of Bubalus kerabau isolate K-KA32 ecotype Philippines breed swamp buffalo chromosome 10, PCC_UOA_SB_1v2, whole genome shotgun sequence contains the following coding sequences:
- the LOC129620508 gene encoding olfactory receptor 4N5-like: protein MERENSTVVTEFILAGLTQSQNIQLLVFTLVLIFYLIILPGNFLIILTIRSDPGLTAPLYFFLGNLAFLDASYSFIVAPRMLVDFLSEKKVISYRGCITQLFFLHFLGGGEMLLLIVMAFDRYIAICRPLHYSTVMNPRACYALLLAQWLGGFVHSIIQVALILRLPFCGPNRLDNFFCDVPQVIKLACTDTFVVELLMVFNSGLLTLLCFLGLLASYAVILCRVHGSSSEGKSKAVSTCTTHIIVILLMFGPAIFIYTRPFTALSADKVVSFFHTVIFPLMNPVIYTLRNQEVKASMRKILSQHMVC, encoded by the coding sequence ATGGAGAGAGAGAACAGTACTGTGGTAACTGAATTTATCCTTGCTGGTCTGACTCAGTCTCAAAATATACAGCTCCTGGTCTTCACACTAGTCTTAATTTTCTACCTCATCATCCTCCCTGGAAATTTCCTCATCATCCTCACCATCAGGTCAGACCCTGGTCTCACAGCCCCCCTCTACTTCTTCCTGGGCAACCTGGCCTTCCTGGATGCATCCTACTCCTTCATTGTGGCTCCCAGGATGCTGGTGGACTTCCTCTCTGAGAAGAAGGTGATCTCCTATAGAGGCTGCATCACTCAGCTCTTCTTCTTGCACTTCCTTGGAGGAGGGGAGATGCTACTTCTTATTGTGATGGCCTTTGACCGCTACATTGCCATCTGTCGTCCTTTACACTATTCTACTGTCATGAACCCTAGAGCCTGCTATGCCTTGCTGTTGGCTCAGTGGCTTGGAGGCTTTGTTCATTCCATTATCCAAGTGGCCCTCATCCTCCGCTTGCCCTTCTGTGGTCCAAACCGACTGGACAACTTCTTCTGTGATGTGCCGCAGGTCATCAAGCTGGCCTGCACTGACACCTTTGTGGTGGAGCTCCTGATGGTCTTCAACAGTGGCCTGCTCACCCTGCTGTGCTTTCTGGGCCTTCTGGCCTCCTATGCAGTCATCCTCTGCCGTGTACATGGCTCCTCCTCTGAGGGGAAGAGTAAGGCTGTGTCCACATGCACCACCCACATCATCGTTATACTTCTCATGTTTGGGCCTGCCATCTTTATCTACACTCGTCCCTTCACAGCCTTATCAGCAGACAAAGTGGTTTCCTTTTTCCACACAGTGATCTTTCCTTTGATGAATCCTGTGATTTATACCCTTCGCAACCAGGAAGTAAAAGCTTCCATGAGGAAGATATTGAGTCAACACATGGTTTGTTGA